CATGTGCATGTTCGCTGATTCCGACAAGGCTACCATCTGGCGCGGTCCTATGGTGAGTCAGATGATCCAGCATTTCATTCATCATGTTCGTTGGGGCAAGCTGGACTACCTTCTGGTGGACTTCCCTCCAGGAACAGGTGACATCCAGTTGACCTTGACCCAGAACTGTCCCATGGCAGGTGCCGTGGTTGTGACCACCCCGCAGGAAGTGGCCTTGGCTGACTGCCGTAAGGGTATCGCCATGTTCGACAACGTGGGCGTGCCTGTCATCGGTATCGTGGAAAACATGAGCTACTTCATTTGCGACCAGTGCAACAAACCCCACTACATCTTCCGTCAGGGGGGGGGTGCCAAGATCGCAGAAAAGTGGGGCGTACCCCTCATTGCCAAGGTTCCTCTGGAACCTGCCGTTGCCGACTGTGGCGACTCCGGTACTCCGGCAGTGTTGAGCAATCCCAACTCCGAATCTGCAAAGGCCTTTATGGAAGCGGCCGACGCCATGGTCAGAACCATCTCCATCTTTGATCACGAAGGCGATGGCGTTCTCAAGACCTTCAACTATGAATTTGACCAGTTGCCGGTGGAGGAAGTCTAATGATCCAGCCTAAGAAAGTTTTTAGAACCGCCGACGGCAAGCTTGGTTTTGAATGGACCGACGGTAGCCGCGGGGCCTGTTCCATCCGCAAGCTGCGTTGTGCATGCCCCTGCGCCCTGTGTGTGGATGAGCATACCGGCGTGAAGCTTTTGGACGATTCCACTGTGCCAGAAGACATTAAGTTGGTGAAGGTCCAGTCTGTTGGCCGCTATGCAGCCTCTCTGGCTTTTAGCGACGGCCATAATTCTGGAATTTACCCTTATGATAAATTGAAGGAATTGACGGATTTGGCTTAAAAAACCATATTTGTTCAAATCTTATTCCGAGTTATTGAATTTTAGGTGATAATGATATGAGTGATGCAAACGAAGCCCTCTATTTCCGAGACTTGAATCGGTTCCCGACACTGACTCCCCAGGAGGAGTCGGCTCTCCTGACCATTATCAAGACCGGATCCACCGAAGAAATTCGTAAGTCCGCCCTGCAGCGCTTGATTCGCGGTAACCTCCGTTTCGTGGTTAGCGTGGCTCGCAAGTACCAGGGCCGTGGACTTTCTCTCTTGGATTTGATCAACGAAGGTAACTTGGGCTTGTTCAAGGCGGCCAAGCGCTTCGATATGGACAAGGACGTGAAGTTCATCTCCTACGCAGTGTGGTGGATTCGTCAGTCCATTCAGAAGGCTTTGTTTGAACAAGTGGGCGCGGTCCGAATTCCGCCTAACAAGCTTGCCTTGGTAAACCGTTTTAAGCGCGCCTTGATGCAGAACGACGGTGACTACGATAAGACCATCGCCATGGATGAATTCTCTCCCTTTGAAAGGGACATCGTGGAAGTCATGGAAAAGATCGTGGATATTTCCTTGGATGCTCCTATCGGCGACAGCACCACAGTTTCTAGCAGCAGCGAATCCGTTAGCACCCTCATGGACGTTCTTGGCTCCGAAGGCAACCAGGACGAAGACATGGAAAGGGAAGAACGCAAGAAGTTGATCCAGGAAACCCTGTCCTCCTTGCCACAGCGTGAAGAAGAAATTTTGCGTATGTTCTACGGTCTGGATACCGTTGAAGATACCACCTTGAAAGACATCGGCGAAGACTTGAAGCTGAGCCGTGAACGTGTCCGCCAGATCAAGAACAAGACTTTGCGTCGCTTGCAGAAGAGCAAGGAACACAAGGAAAAGCTGGCTGACTTTTTGGAAGATTAATGGCTAAAAAAACTTCGGGAGCACAGAAGGCCGCATACCTGTTTTTGGCTTTGTGTTGCGGTGCGCTGCTGGCTTTTGCCGGCTGGCGCGCTTATGATATTTATGGACCGTCTAAAATCACGGTTGGTGGTGTACCTTACGGTTTGCCGGCTGGTTCTTCCGTACCTCGTGGTGACGCTCCTGATATGGCCGATGCTGTTTCCAAGTCCCCGATCCAGGTTCAAACAGAACTGCGTCGTGCAACGGAACTTTTCCGCTCCGGCATGTATGGTTCTGCCTACGATATCTATGATGGCGTCGTGGCTCTTTACCCGGACCTGCTCCCTGCAATCTGGGGCGAAGTGAACACCACGTTTGAAATGGGACAGCTTTCGGAAAACCAGCACGACCGTCAAGCTTTGCTGGTTGGAAAGCTTCAGGGCAAGTATCCGGGAACTGGCATTGCCACTTACCTGGATAGCCGAAATTTCTATGCCGCAGGTAATGAGACTGCAGCTCTGGAGCTGGCCCGCGCTGCGACGGAAAAGGCTCCTTCCCTTATTGAAGCCAGACTTTGGTTTGCTCAGCTCCTGATGAACAATTCCAGGTTGCTCCAGGCGGCTGGTGAACTCCGCACTGTAATCAGCCTTTCCAACGGGGAAGCTCCCAAGGCCTACGAACTGCTGGCTGAAATTTATCACCAGAACGGCTTGCTGGACAGCTGCTCCGCTATCGTGGACTACGCACTTTCCCAGTATCCCATGAACGTCCGCTTGCTTTTGCTGCAGGGCTTCCTCAACGAATACCAAGGCAACTTTGATGCCGCTGAAAAACTTTACCAGCGTATCCTGGCTTTCCGTCCCGACTATGGTCCTGCTAAGGAGGCAGCAGCATCTATTGGCGAAAAGACTCCTCCGGGCCCGAGCAACGGTGGTGCAATGTCTCCCCAGGAAAGGGCTCAGACTGCCTGCGATATCTTGGAACCGCTGGTAGAACGTTACCCGGAAAACCTGCCTTTGCGCGAAGCTTTGGGCCGTGCCTACATGAAGGGCCGCTACTTTGACCGCGCACGTCAGCAGTTCCAGGAAATTCAGAAGGCCGATCCGGAATATCCGGATATCCGTCAGCTGGTTCAGGAAACGAACGCAGTGCGTGTGGCTCCTGTCGTGAAAAATGACGGCTTGACCGCAAACTTGAACCGAGCTATCGACAGCTTGCGCGGAAACAGCATGCCGTCTACGAAGCATGATTTCTCGACCATGCTTGGTCATTACCTTGTTCGTTATGGCGCTACTCCGAAGGAATTCTTCAAGAAGTATTCCATCAGCAATTTCCGACCGGTTGCTAATAACGTATGGCAGGAATCTTTCTATACGGCTCCTTACCTGCACACCTATACGGTAGTCTTCGATTCCCTGAATCACTTCAAGGAAGTCCACGTGGTAGTCTTTGACTCTTCTTCCAATTCCAACCATTTGGGAATTGCTCCGGAAGTGTTCACTCGCTTGCTCAAGCAGAACTCTAGAATTTCCGGTATCGGTAATAGCACTGGAGAAACCGATTGTGGAGACGATCTTATCTTGGATGCTGCAGTCTGGGAAACTCAGGACAACTTTGAATTATTGGCCCGAGTGGTTGGTAAACCTGCAGAAGTGCGCATGATTCGTTTTGACAAGTCCGCATTGCCGCCTGGCTTGAAACTCTGCGATTACGCCAAGTATTTGAACCAATATTGAGAATAGTTTTTTTGTATTTTAATGAATATGCGTGGAATTCGAATAATCGCTTTAGCTTTGGCAGCCTTTGCTTTGGAAGGCTGTACTTGCTGCGCTTATTTGAACCACATGTTCAATGCTGAACGTCTTTACGATGAAGCTTCTGAGATGCGTCAGGCTCGTCAGGATTCTGTGCCTGATTCAGAAACTTCTCTCCCCGGTTCTGATGAACGAGTCAAGTATGATAAGGTCATTGAAAAAGGCTCTCGCGTTCTTGAACGTTTCCCCAAGAATACGAAGCGTACGGCCGAAGCTGTGTTCCTGATTGGTGAGTCTTATCGCCACAAGCAGGAATGGGGGAAGGCCATCACCAAGTACGATGAGTTTGAACGCTATTTCTCTGAAAATGATTCCATGGCTACGGTGGAATATCAGCGTGCCTACTGCTTGTACAGAAATGGCGAATACAACATTAGCCGCTTTGCCCTTGAACCTGTTGTTTCAAGGAAGGATCATCCCTACTATTTCCAGGGATTGAATCTTTTGTCCCTTTTGGATGAAAAGGCAGACTTTCCGGAACAGGCTATTGCTTCCTTGGAGGCTGTCCTTGCTGACACCTCGGGAACACCCTTCATGCGAGCAAAGGCTCACTTTAGACTTGCCGGACTTTACTTCAAGATGGAAGAATGGGGCAAGGCTCGTGAACACTACACTGCAAAAGAAATTTCCCAGCTTAATGTGAGAGAACGTCAAACGTCTGGCGAACAGGCCGCGGAATGCTTGGTCAAGCAGAAGGATTTCTTGAAGGCTGCCGACGAGTTCAAGGAACTGTACAAGAACGAAGAGTTCGCTGCTGCTCGTTCCTTGTATCTGGTTCGTATCGGCGAAGTGACCTTGATGGCGGAAAAGTACGCCGATGCAATCGTCATTTTGCAAAAGGTGAACGACGAATATCCGCGCACGGAATACTCTTCCCGTAGTTACTATACCTTGGGCGATTACGAACAGAACAAGAAGATGGATTATGAAAATGCTATTGCCTATTACGACAGTAGCTTTATGGCAAGAAGCATTTGCGAATGGGGCATGGAAAGCCGCAATCGTCGTGATGCGCTGAAGCGTCTCCTTGCCATGCGTAACCAGAACGATTCCTTGCGTAAAAAAGATTCCATTCCTAATATGACGGGCTTCTTCAGTTCTGAATTCCAAATTGCAGAATTGTTCCTGTTCAAGTTGGATGAAGTGGATAGCGCCGTTACCCGATTGTCAGCCATTATCGAGGAATCCAAGGATAGCGTTCAGGTTTTGAAGGCTACTTATGCCAAGGCATTTATTTTGGATGAATTCCTGCACGACCCTGATGCCGCTGAAGAAATCTACAAGGAAATTGTTGAAAAGTATCCGGACACGGAATATGGTAAGCAGGCCCAGGCTAACTTGGGTATGCGTGTCACTTTGAAGACTCGCGAAGATTTGGCTAGAGACCGTTATCTGGTGGCAGAAAGCTTGTGGACCATCGCTTCCGAAATGCCTGTGGATCAAATGGACTTGGTTGATTCTGCCTATGCATCTGCATTCAATGCCTTTGATAGTTTGTATCAGGAATATCCTGAAACGCAATCCGGGGCTCAGGCTCTTTACATGAAGAGCATCTACTTCCGAATGAATCCGGATCGTGTGGACAGCGTCGTCGCCAATTTGAAAACACTCAGTGAAACTCATCCTCAGACTCCGTGGGGCAGGGAAGCTGCAAAGCTGCTGAATTCCCGAATCACAATTACAGACAAGGATCTGGAACGTCTCCGCAAGCGTGTCAAGAACAGCGAAGAACATATTGAAAGACTTTCTGCTCAGTATTACGAAAACCTCGGTAGAAAGCCTGAAGAAAAGAAGGTCGAGGTCAAGAGCAAGGAAGAAGAAATTCTCGAGAATACGTACAACAGCATGTACGACTTCGAATAAAAATCAGAAAAATTTTGGGATAGATGGCGATTGTCAGAAATTGACAATCGCTGTTTTTATATTTGTGCACAGAAAGGCACTAGTGATGAATTGAGACAAGGAAGAAAGTGTCGGTGCCTTATAGGAGTAACTATGAGAAACAAGTCCATGAAGAAGAATGCAAAAGCTGTTGTGACTAACGTGGTTGAAATCCCGGAACAGAAACCCTGGGTGTCTGGCTTTGAAATGTTCAAGCGCCGTATTGATGAACAACTTCAGATGAATGGCTTTTCTGACGGATTTGTTGATGACGAGGACTTGCTGCCCTTTTACCGCATGGGCGAAAGCGAAACCTACGTGCTGGCTGCGCTGGGTTGCGCCATGCCGTAGCACGATGTTTTTTTCTTAGTTGTTGGTTAGATGAAAAAGAAAAGGCCCGGTTTCGACCGGGTCTTTTTTACTTAGCCTTGTAGCTTACGAAGCGGATGTTGTCGCAGTAGTCTTTATGAATACCTGCGAATTCCAGCCAAGGATAGTTGGAGGCTTCGGCCTTCAAAACTTCTGCCTGCTCGGATCCGATTTCCAGGAAAATCATGGCGCCGCTGCGGAGGCGGTTTTCGGACTGCTGGAGGAGCTTGCGAACCAGTTCCAGACCGTCGGCACCACCGTAGAGGGCGAGGGCCGGGTCGAACTTGTCCACTTCCGGCTGGAGCTTTCCCTTTTCGGAATCCGGAATGTAGGGGAGGTTTGCCACCAGGCAGTCAATCTTCTTGTCGGCGCTGTAGCCTGCGGAGGCGAGAGTTTCGGCAGTAACGGCGTTCAGCAAGTCTCCCTGAGCAAAGACCAGCTTGTCGCTGTTCAGCTCGTTGGCTTCTGCATTTTCGCGAGCCAGTGCCAATGCGTCTTCGGAAACATCGCAGGCCAGAACCTTGGCGGTTTCCATTTCCTTGACGCAGGAGATGGCGATGCAGCCGGAACCGGTTCCGATTTCCACCACGAAGGGAGATTCAACTTCCTTCACGCTGTTCTTCACCATGTCCACGATGTCTTCGGTTTCAGAACGAGGAATGAGGGCTCTAGCGTCGCACTTGATAATGAATCCGCGGAAACTTGTATCGCCGATGATGTGCTGCAACGGTTCGCGGTTGGCGCGGCGTGCCACCAGCGGGCGGAGGGTGTCCAGTTCCGCCGAAGTCAAGGGCTTTTCGAAGTTCAGGTAAAGATCCATGCGGTTCTTCATCTGGAGGCCGAAACTGATGATGTGCTGTGCGTCCAGCAGAGGATCAGGAACGCCTTTCTTTTCAAAGAAGACCTTGGTGCGGTTCAAAATTTCAAGAACCGTCATGGGACCGTTATTTGCGGGTGTTGCCATCGCGCTTTCCTTACTGGTTAGGGCGCCGGACTAAGCCTGGAACTTGCCCAACTTTTCCTGAGCGTTAGCCATCTGGAGGCCGTTGATGACTTCCTGAAGGTCGCCTGCTACAACCTGGTCCAGGTTGTACAAGGTGAGGCCGATGCGGTGATCGGTCACGCGGTTCTGCGGATAGTTGTAAGTACGGATCTTGGCGGAGCGGTCGCCGGTACCCACGAGGGCCTTACGGCTGGCCGCTTCTTCACGTTCCTTCTTGGCGATGACTTCGTCCAAAATCTTGGAACGGAGCATTTCCATAGCGTGCAAGCGGTTCTGCAACTGAGAACGTTCAGTCTGGCAGCTCACCACCACGCCTGTGGGAATATGGGTCAAACGCACTGCGGAGTCAGTCTTGTTAATGTACTGACCGCCAGCACCACTGGAACGGTAGGTGTCCATGTGAATGTCGGCTTCGCGAATTTCAACGTCCACTTCTTCTGCTTCCGGAAGGATTGCGACAGTTGCCGCAGAGGTGTGAACACGGCCCTGGGTTTCAGTTTCCGGCACGCGCTGCACGCGGTGAACGCCACTTTCAAACTTCAATGTGCCGTAAACGCTATCGCCTTCGATGTAGGCGCGGATTTCCTTGTAGCCGCCCACAGTACCTTCGCTCAGGTCCTGGATGGTGATCTTCCAGCCCATCTTTTCGCAATAGGCGCGGTACATACGGAAGAGGTCGCCAGCGAACAGTGCGGATTCGTCACCGCCGGTACCGCCACGAATTTCGATAGTTGCGTTACGGAAGTCCCACGGATCCTTGGGAACCATGAGAATCTGCAATTCGTCGGTAAGACCCGGCAGTGCCTTTTCGATGGAACTCAGTTCAGACTTGGCCATGGCAACCATTTCCGGGTCGGAATCGCCCAGAGCCATCTTCCATTCTTCCTGGTCGTTGACCATCTGCAGGTATTCCTTGGCCTTGATCACGGCCTTTTCAATACCCTTGTACTGCTTATGGATCTTGTTGTAACGAGCCTGGTCACCAAGAACATCGGGATTGCCCAATTCGGATTCCAGTTCTTCGTACTTTTCAATGAGTTTACGTGCTTTATCTTTCATCGCGTGCAAATGTAGAAAAAGTGTTTAGTAGACAGTGGTTAGTAAACAGTTTTTTCTGGTCAAGAACGTTCCTAATCACTAACCACTAACCACTAACCACTAGCTAGAACTGATTGATGAAGAAGGTGATACAGAGGCTGTTAATGAAGTCTGCAAACATACTTCCTACGATGGGGACCAGCAGGTAGGGCTTCACGGCGGGGGCGAAACGGTTGGTGATGGCCTGCATGTTGGCCATGGCGTTGGGGGTTGCACCCATGCCGAAACCGCAAACGCCGGCGGAAAGTACCGCGGCATCGTAATCGCGACCCATCACATTGAACACGATGAAGTAGGCGAACAGGAACATGAGCAAGGTCTGTGCGCAGAGCAACACCACCAAAGGCAAGGCCAGGGAGGTGAGCTGCCAGAGCTTCAGGGTGATCATGGCGATGCCCAGGAACAATGAAAGGCAGATGCCACCCACGTCGCTGATTTCACCCATGTGGACTTCGTACTTGCTGCTGTATTCGCAAATGTTACGCATGATGGCGGCAACGATCATGGCGCCGATGTAGGCGGGGAAGGTCATGCCGGTTTTGGAAAGAAGGGTGGAAACCAAAGTGCCGAAGCCCATGGCGATGGCCAGCTGGAAGGCTGCGGTGGAGTAGCGCTTTGCGGAACGCTTGTACTTGCTCTGCTCTTCCTTAAGTTCTGTCTTGTCTTCGGTTTTGGCGGACTTCAGAAGATCGCGCTTGAGGATGAGCTTGCGACCCAGGGGGCCACCCATGAGAGAACCTGCCACAAGGCCGAAGGTTGCTGCAGCGGTGCAGAGGGTGGTGGCTCCTTCCATGCCGAAATCTTCAAGGACCGGGCCGAAGGCGCCTGCGGTACCGTGGCCGCCCACCATGGAGATGGAACCTGCGGAAAGGCCTACCAGCGGGCTTACGTGAAGCAACTTGGCCAGGAAAACTGCCAGGGAATTCTGGAATACGATAAGCACGCAGACGCAGATCAGGAGGAGAATCAGGTTGATGCCACCGCTCTTCAAAATCTTCAAGTTGGCGTTGAAACCTACGGAGGTGAAGAACACCATCATGCAGATGGATTTCAAGGTTTCGTCAAACTGGAATTCCAGAAGATTTAGCTTGTACAAAATGCAGGAAATACAAGCGAATACAATGCCACCCACCACCGGGGAGGGAATGCAGAACTTTTCCAGGAACTTGATTTTCTTTTTCAGGTTGGCGCCGAAGACGAGAACGATGACGGCCAGGGCCAAGGTCTGGTACATGTCTAAAGATAATGTGAACATGGTTTCTCCTTAGTCGCCTGTAGAGGGAATGGGACCGCGGGCCTGGAGGGGTTCGACGACTTCTACTTTAGCGTTCTTGCTGGCGTAGAATGCTGCTGCGCCCGGATGGAAGGCTACGGGAATATTTGCGGTGGCATTTTCAAGTGCGGTGGCTACGGCAATGGAATTGGCCGTGGAGGCGGATGCAATGTTTGCTGCGGCGATTGCGAAAACGGATTCGGCGACCTTAGCTACGGTGGCGTTGTCTATCAGTTGGTTTGCTACGAGAACAGCCTTTGCCCCAAGGGTTTGCAGGTCGGCTTCCTGGCCTGCGTAGGTGCCTGCGGGAATGACGCTTGCAGTAAGTTCCGGATGGAGGCCCATGATGCGAGCGGCGTCAGCTTCGCCGATGGAAAGAAGGCGAATGTTCTTGCTGTTTGCAAGTTCGCTAATAGAGGGGGTGGGAATACCTGCGGTGCAGAAGAAGGCGTCAATTTCGCCAGCCTTTAAAGCGTCGGCAGATTCCTTGAAACTGAGTTTTTTGGCGTCCACCTTGTCCAAAGAAATTCCGTAGGATTCCAAAATGATTTCTGCATTGCGAAGCACGCCGGATTCTTCTTCACCCACGGCGACGCGTTTGCCGACGAGATCAGCAACGGACTTGATTTCAGAATCGCCTGCCACCACGATCTGGATGGATTCGGTGTAAAGTCCAGCTACAGCGGCGATGGCGTGACGCATGCGGCTGCGCATCAAGTAGTCTTTCAAAATATCGGCCTGGACAATACCGAAGTCAATGAAACCTTCTTCAATGAGGCGGATGTTTGCGGAAGTTCCAGAGGTGTTCTTCACCTGAATTTGAATGCTGCCGTTTGCCTTGTTAAAAGTTTCAGCAAAACTGTTGGCGAACTTATCGTAAAGACCGCCCTTGTTGCCGGAACCGAAACGGATGTTCTGCTTTTCGGAATTGCAGGATGTTGTAAAAACTGTTGCTGCGACAAGAATTGCCGCGGTAGCTATCTTGAATGCAAAAGTCGATGCTTTCATTGGAGAACTCCAGTGGAATAGGGACTAATGCAATAATAGAAATTCTAAATTTTTTCGCATGGAAATTAAACCCATCGGAACATTTTTTGGCGATGCTGTATACAAGTACGACGCTCCCCGACAGGGCCGTCTTTTTGCAGGACATCCTGGTCGCATTGTCTTGAATGCTGGATGTAATTTTGAAATGGCCCTCCGTGACTTGGAAGGCTTTGAACGCATTTGGGTGCTGTTCCAGTTTCATGAAAATGAAGGATGGCGCCCAACAACCCGCCCGCCAGTTCCGCCCAAGGGAAAGGATCGCGTTGGCACTTTTGCCAGCCGTTCGCCTTATCGCCCCAATCCCATTGGATTGAGCTGTGTTCGCCTGCTGAAAATTGAAGGCCTTACGCTTTACGTGGATGAAGCGGATCTGCTGAACGAATCACCTATCATTGATATTAAACCTTACATTCCCATGGCAGATGCTTTCCCTGATGCAAAAGCTGGTTGGGTAGAAGAGCAGGATGGGGAACGATGGATTGTGGAAACTTCGGAAACATTTGCTGCTCAAAATAAATGGATTTGTGAAAACAGTTCCTTTGACTTGATGAGTTTTGCAGATGTTCAGCTAGGTCGTGGCGGCTTTGGTGAAGGCGCTCTTGATGGAACCCGGCGTCGTCTTGTTCTAGATGAAAAAAAAAGCACTGGGGTGCTGGCTTATCGCACGTTCCGCATAGATTTCAATTATAATGACGATGTAAAATCTGTTTGTCTTCTAAATATTCGTTCGGGATATAAACCGGAAGAATTAGCAGAAGGTGCAGAAGACAAGTACGGTGATAAACAGCTACACCGTGAATTTTTGAAACTGTTCCATCCGGAATATCGGATTGGATAATTTTCACATTAGTATTTTTCGCCAAGAACTAGCAAACGGTAGATGGCTTCTTCGCTACCTACTTTGTGTTTGTCTGTTTCGTTGCGCCCGAAAAATTTGTGCCAGTCTCTGCTTGTTGGAACAATGGCGTCGTCAAAAGGCCAGGGACGAATAAAGCCAGGTGGCAATTGGCTGTAGAGCTTGCTGTTGTCAATGTCCAGGTCGCCTACACGTGGGGGCATGGGGCCTGCTTCGATTCGGGGGCAACCGTGAAGCAGTTCTGCGGGGTAGCCACCGATGGCGTTCACCAGCTGGCCTGCGTTATACAAGGTGACACGACGCGGACCTCCGCAGTTGTAAATGCCTGCAGGAAATTCGTGTTCCAGAATGTATTGAACCACGCGGCACATGTCATTACCGTAAATGGGCCTGCGGTATTCATCGGTATAAAGTGTGGCGGGGCGGCCCGGTCTAAAACGATAGCTGATCCAGTCGATGGCGCCGGCGCATCCGCCGGGAGCATAGTCCATAGGCAGGGGCACGCGCAGCATGACAGCGTCGGGCTTGATTCGCTGAATTTCCATTTCCGCTTCCAGCTGGTGCTTGCCGTAATTATGGATAGGGTCCTTGACCGTATCTTCTTTATAGGGGCGCAGGTGTACTGTTTCTTCGCTGCCGCTCCACACCATGTCCGTTGAAATTCGCACGAATGCACAGTTGTATTCTGCTGCCAGCTGGGCAGCGTCCACTCCCTGGGAACAGTTC
Above is a genomic segment from Fibrobacter sp. containing:
- the prmC gene encoding peptide chain release factor N(5)-glutamine methyltransferase, whose translation is MATPANNGPMTVLEILNRTKVFFEKKGVPDPLLDAQHIISFGLQMKNRMDLYLNFEKPLTSAELDTLRPLVARRANREPLQHIIGDTSFRGFIIKCDARALIPRSETEDIVDMVKNSVKEVESPFVVEIGTGSGCIAISCVKEMETAKVLACDVSEDALALARENAEANELNSDKLVFAQGDLLNAVTAETLASAGYSADKKIDCLVANLPYIPDSEKGKLQPEVDKFDPALALYGGADGLELVRKLLQQSENRLRSGAMIFLEIGSEQAEVLKAEASNYPWLEFAGIHKDYCDNIRFVSYKAK
- a CDS encoding TAXI family TRAP transporter solute-binding subunit; this encodes MKASTFAFKIATAAILVAATVFTTSCNSEKQNIRFGSGNKGGLYDKFANSFAETFNKANGSIQIQVKNTSGTSANIRLIEEGFIDFGIVQADILKDYLMRSRMRHAIAAVAGLYTESIQIVVAGDSEIKSVADLVGKRVAVGEEESGVLRNAEIILESYGISLDKVDAKKLSFKESADALKAGEIDAFFCTAGIPTPSISELANSKNIRLLSIGEADAARIMGLHPELTASVIPAGTYAGQEADLQTLGAKAVLVANQLIDNATVAKVAESVFAIAAANIASASTANSIAVATALENATANIPVAFHPGAAAFYASKNAKVEVVEPLQARGPIPSTGD
- the gltS gene encoding sodium/glutamate symporter encodes the protein MFTLSLDMYQTLALAVIVLVFGANLKKKIKFLEKFCIPSPVVGGIVFACISCILYKLNLLEFQFDETLKSICMMVFFTSVGFNANLKILKSGGINLILLLICVCVLIVFQNSLAVFLAKLLHVSPLVGLSAGSISMVGGHGTAGAFGPVLEDFGMEGATTLCTAAATFGLVAGSLMGGPLGRKLILKRDLLKSAKTEDKTELKEEQSKYKRSAKRYSTAAFQLAIAMGFGTLVSTLLSKTGMTFPAYIGAMIVAAIMRNICEYSSKYEVHMGEISDVGGICLSLFLGIAMITLKLWQLTSLALPLVVLLCAQTLLMFLFAYFIVFNVMGRDYDAAVLSAGVCGFGMGATPNAMANMQAITNRFAPAVKPYLLVPIVGSMFADFINSLCITFFINQF
- a CDS encoding Mrp/NBP35 family ATP-binding protein, which encodes MTLNEQTILKALCAVQDPDLHKNIVELDFVQNLKIEGTKVSFDLRLTTPTCPIRDQFKDQCIAIVKSLGATEVNVTFTAKEGGSATGNSAAQAPKNSHIGEVAHVVAVASGKGGVGKSTVTANLAMALSLSGARVGILDADIYGPSMGLMFGIDKAPEVFDDNTIAPVEAKGGVSIVSMCMFADSDKATIWRGPMVSQMIQHFIHHVRWGKLDYLLVDFPPGTGDIQLTLTQNCPMAGAVVVTTPQEVALADCRKGIAMFDNVGVPVIGIVENMSYFICDQCNKPHYIFRQGGGAKIAEKWGVPLIAKVPLEPAVADCGDSGTPAVLSNPNSESAKAFMEAADAMVRTISIFDHEGDGVLKTFNYEFDQLPVEEV
- the prfA gene encoding peptide chain release factor 1, yielding MKDKARKLIEKYEELESELGNPDVLGDQARYNKIHKQYKGIEKAVIKAKEYLQMVNDQEEWKMALGDSDPEMVAMAKSELSSIEKALPGLTDELQILMVPKDPWDFRNATIEIRGGTGGDESALFAGDLFRMYRAYCEKMGWKITIQDLSEGTVGGYKEIRAYIEGDSVYGTLKFESGVHRVQRVPETETQGRVHTSAATVAILPEAEEVDVEIREADIHMDTYRSSGAGGQYINKTDSAVRLTHIPTGVVVSCQTERSQLQNRLHAMEMLRSKILDEVIAKKEREEAASRKALVGTGDRSAKIRTYNYPQNRVTDHRIGLTLYNLDQVVAGDLQEVINGLQMANAQEKLGKFQA
- a CDS encoding DUF971 domain-containing protein, which produces MIQPKKVFRTADGKLGFEWTDGSRGACSIRKLRCACPCALCVDEHTGVKLLDDSTVPEDIKLVKVQSVGRYAASLAFSDGHNSGIYPYDKLKELTDLA
- a CDS encoding tetratricopeptide repeat protein; translated protein: MAKKTSGAQKAAYLFLALCCGALLAFAGWRAYDIYGPSKITVGGVPYGLPAGSSVPRGDAPDMADAVSKSPIQVQTELRRATELFRSGMYGSAYDIYDGVVALYPDLLPAIWGEVNTTFEMGQLSENQHDRQALLVGKLQGKYPGTGIATYLDSRNFYAAGNETAALELARAATEKAPSLIEARLWFAQLLMNNSRLLQAAGELRTVISLSNGEAPKAYELLAEIYHQNGLLDSCSAIVDYALSQYPMNVRLLLLQGFLNEYQGNFDAAEKLYQRILAFRPDYGPAKEAAASIGEKTPPGPSNGGAMSPQERAQTACDILEPLVERYPENLPLREALGRAYMKGRYFDRARQQFQEIQKADPEYPDIRQLVQETNAVRVAPVVKNDGLTANLNRAIDSLRGNSMPSTKHDFSTMLGHYLVRYGATPKEFFKKYSISNFRPVANNVWQESFYTAPYLHTYTVVFDSLNHFKEVHVVVFDSSSNSNHLGIAPEVFTRLLKQNSRISGIGNSTGETDCGDDLILDAAVWETQDNFELLARVVGKPAEVRMIRFDKSALPPGLKLCDYAKYLNQY
- a CDS encoding RNA polymerase sigma factor RpoD/SigA, with the protein product MSDANEALYFRDLNRFPTLTPQEESALLTIIKTGSTEEIRKSALQRLIRGNLRFVVSVARKYQGRGLSLLDLINEGNLGLFKAAKRFDMDKDVKFISYAVWWIRQSIQKALFEQVGAVRIPPNKLALVNRFKRALMQNDGDYDKTIAMDEFSPFERDIVEVMEKIVDISLDAPIGDSTTVSSSSESVSTLMDVLGSEGNQDEDMEREERKKLIQETLSSLPQREEEILRMFYGLDTVEDTTLKDIGEDLKLSRERVRQIKNKTLRRLQKSKEHKEKLADFLED
- a CDS encoding tetratricopeptide repeat protein; its protein translation is MRGIRIIALALAAFALEGCTCCAYLNHMFNAERLYDEASEMRQARQDSVPDSETSLPGSDERVKYDKVIEKGSRVLERFPKNTKRTAEAVFLIGESYRHKQEWGKAITKYDEFERYFSENDSMATVEYQRAYCLYRNGEYNISRFALEPVVSRKDHPYYFQGLNLLSLLDEKADFPEQAIASLEAVLADTSGTPFMRAKAHFRLAGLYFKMEEWGKAREHYTAKEISQLNVRERQTSGEQAAECLVKQKDFLKAADEFKELYKNEEFAAARSLYLVRIGEVTLMAEKYADAIVILQKVNDEYPRTEYSSRSYYTLGDYEQNKKMDYENAIAYYDSSFMARSICEWGMESRNRRDALKRLLAMRNQNDSLRKKDSIPNMTGFFSSEFQIAELFLFKLDEVDSAVTRLSAIIEESKDSVQVLKATYAKAFILDEFLHDPDAAEEIYKEIVEKYPDTEYGKQAQANLGMRVTLKTREDLARDRYLVAESLWTIASEMPVDQMDLVDSAYASAFNAFDSLYQEYPETQSGAQALYMKSIYFRMNPDRVDSVVANLKTLSETHPQTPWGREAAKLLNSRITITDKDLERLRKRVKNSEEHIERLSAQYYENLGRKPEEKKVEVKSKEEEILENTYNSMYDFE